The Adhaeribacter radiodurans genomic interval AGCAGTATTAGTATAGCAATACCTAACCTGGGTAGTACAAAAATAAACTGTTCCCAGTACTGTTCCAATACATTAAACAAGTTGGTGGTAAAGCGGTTTGTATTTACTTGCATAAGCTTCATAATACATATATAATCTGGGATAATAATGAGCAATATCAATTACTTATAAAGTAGAAACTACCAAACTTGATATTAGTTTGCAAGAAAGATTATGGTTAAACTTGGTTAAATATTTAATTTAAGCTGCTTAGGATATCGTAGTAGTTTAAATTGCCATCATAACGAACAGCCTGGACGGAAAGCAGCCATCAGAATATTATATTTAGCTTTGCTGATTTTCTTTTTGCTCCCGGAAAATAGCACTGTCACTGGTCGGCTCGTCCAGTGTATTGTTAGTTTTTGGCACGAAACGGAGCGACACTAGAATTGGAAAATGGTTGGACCTAATATGAAATAGATTCGTTCTCAGAAAAATAGTTGCTTTGTGAGACAAATAGGTTTAACCCACCTTTTTTGAAAAAATTGGCCGTTTATAAATCTAAACAGAGTGTTTATTCTTATTAGTTTTATATTTATATGAGATTTCTAAAGCAATTTTAATATTAAGTGTCTTTTTCAATCTCATGTTGTTGTACTTTAACGGCATACTCAGCGGCTTGTATTCCTTTGTCATTTTCCCGGGAATATACTTGCGTAAATTCCGCTCCGAGCAGTAAAATAATAGAAGTATAATACACCCAAACCAACAGTATTACCACTGAACCAGCAGCTCCGTAGGTATCACCTAGCGGCTCATATTGCAAATAGATATTGATTCCATATTTCCCAATAACAAAAAGGACGGCAGTAACAACGGCTCCTACCCATACATTCGTCCAACGTATTTTGGCATCGGGTAAGACTTTAAAAATAGTAGCAAAGATTACCGTACTAATTAAAAGGGATACAAACTGGTTACCTGCTATTACGAAGTAGACGGCAATACCGGAAAAAGCTTGTTGGATATAATCGTTCAAAAGCCCCAGAATAACTTCGATTGATAGAGATACCAGCAACAAGAAACCCAAACTGACTACCATGGCTAAGGAAAGAAGCCGGCTAATTATCAATTTAACCCAACTCTTCCCCGGTTTAGCTTTTACCTCCCACATAGTATTTAGGGCATCTTGTAAAGCCACAAATACGGTAGTGGCGGTAAAAGCCATGGTGCATACACCTACTATAGTACTAAAAGTGCCGGAGGAAGATAAACTAGCATTTTCAATAATACTTTGAATTTGCTCCGCACTATTGCGGCCCACAATGCCACTAATTTGGTCTACTACTTCCCCCCGAACAGCTTCCTGACCAAATGCAGCTCCCGCTATCCGAATCATAATAATGAGTACTGCCGGCAAAGAAAAAATGGTATAAAAGCCAATAATGGCCGCGTAGTCTAAAGGTCTATCTTGGGCAAATTCCTGAAAAGTAAGTTTAATTAATCTCCAAGTTGGTTTATATTTTATACCCATTGTAGCTTAAGGTAAAAAGGATAGATGTATTTCTTGAACAGGTTACCTAAACTTCCTCAACTAGAACCGAAGTAAATACAGTTAAGAAAGATGTTTTTTTAACATGGGTATTTGTTGCTTAAGATTAAAAGGTTCTCGTTTGATAGAGAGACCTGCTTATTTTCTTAAATAAGATTCAGAATACTTTAGATTGTACAACAAGTCAGGTTAATTTTTGAACTACTTTACTTAAGGTTAGCCCTTGCACAATTATTGAAAAAAGAACCACTATGTAGGTGATGGAAACAATGAGATTACGCTCCATTTCCGTCTCCAGCGAAAGAGCAAGTGCGATAGAAATGCCTCCTCGCAACCCGCCCCAAGTCATAATTACTAATGTACTGGCCGAGTATCTCTCCTTAAAGCGAAAAACAAAAGAAGGTGCCATTAGCGATACATACCTAACTAAAATAATCAGGGCAATAGAAATCAGGCCAACATAAATGTACGCCCGATGAATAGGAATAATGACCAATTCTAGACCAATTAAGACAAACAAAATAGCATTCATGATCTCATCGATCATTTCCCAGAATTTATGAATGTAATCGTTGGTGGTCTTGGACATAGCTTCGAGGGCGCCTTTGTTCCCGATAAATAAACCAGCTACCACCATGGCTAAAGGACCAGAAAAATGAAAAAGTGGAGCTAAAACTGTACCGCCCATGACCAGCGCTAAAGTCAATAGTACTTCTGTTTGGTAATGGTCGATGGACTTCAGCATGCGGAAGACCACATAACCGAGCAGCAAACCTAATAAAAGGCCTCCGCCCACTTCAGTAAGCAATAATTCTAAAATTTCAATGGGCTCTATCTCACTGGCTCCTTGACGGGCAAAATTAAAAAATGTTAGAAATATGACTACTCCTACTCCATCGTTAAACAAAGATTCCCCGGTGATGCTGGTTTCTACAGATTCAGCAATACCTGCTTTTTTTAAGATAGATAAAACGGCAATCGGATCAGTAGGGGAAATAAGGGCACCAAACAAAAGACAGTAAATATAAGCGACGGGCTGATAAAGAAAGGGAAATAATAAGTAAAGTAAAGATCCCACCAGAAAAGTAGAAATCAAGGTGCCCACAGTAGCAAAAACAATAATAGGGCGACGGACCCGGCGTAATTTTTCAATATCAGTGTGGAGCGCTCCGGCAAAAAGCAAGAAGCCCAACATAAAGTCTAATAAAAAACGAGAGAAATTAAGCTGGGTTAAGTTTTTCTGAATAAAAGTTATTCCTTCCGGGGCAACGCTTCCAGCTAATAATATCACCAGTGATAACAGCAACGCCAATATCATCAGTCCAATGGTACCCGGTAGTTTTAAAACCTTAATATTTAGATAAGCCAGAACGGCCGATAAGGAAATAATCAGGGAGAACAGCTCTAATGAATTCACACAAACTTGTATTTACACATCGCCATGGCAGACGTAGTTAAGTAAGAAAATACCAAACCGCAAATTAACTATTTCGGTTTGGGCAGATACGCGCGGGTCATCATATGCCTTTTTCCTAAAAATGGGGCAGCCAACTATTACCGGAATATTAAAATAAATAGGTTAAAAGTAAGGTTTAAATAACTTAAATTTTTCATGTGTTCTTGATAAAAATAAAGAGATCAAACATACTAATGCCTGGTTTGGGTATTATACGGAGCAAAGATTTGGAAAGAATAGCCCTTTGAGTTTCCGATTCCGTTGCTAGAATTGCTAAAGCAACTTAATTAAAATTAGGTTGCTGCAAATTGTAGGTTAGGATAGCCGTTCCTAATCGGCTGTTAAAACCCATGATCGGGCTAGTTGTGATTAATTGATTTTTTACCCGGTTTACTTGGGTAGAACTACGAGATAAATAGTTTTTATTGCCTATGTTGGCGTAATCTTTACCCTCCAGCTTTTTATCGGTTGCCGATACAATTATGCCTTTTTCATTCGTAATCACGATACTTTGAAAGTTTTTTTCTTTTACCAGATCGTTGGCATATTGGCTTACCTGCGAAATATTTTTATTCAACATTTCGGTCCGGACGGCCCATACAAAAGGTTTAGCTAAGTGCATCAGATGTTCTTCGTGCGTAGTAAGAATCATTTTGTAAGCCTGGTTTTGCAACTGCTGTCTTTCCGTTGCTGCTTCATTTTTTAAATTATTTATTTGTACCGTTTTCCAAATCCAAACGGAGGCCAGAAGAACCAGAAATACAGCAGCCAGTATTAACAGATTTCTTCGATGAGGATTCTGAGGGAGAGAACTATTTATGTTGTCTGGTTTTACATTAGTTACATCCATAGGTATAATTACTTAGTTGTTTATATAGTACGTGCGGCGATAGCAGATCGGACACTCTCTTGTAATTTCTGGAGAACCGAATCTTGATTAAAGATTTCGAGTTGATTTAATAGCTGATCCAACGCTTGCTGGATTAACCGGTCATTTTTTCCATAATCCCAGATAGGTAAAATGCAGCTAGAAAAAATTTCTCCAAAGGATTTCTCCTTGGTATAAATACGTACTACACCTTTTACATCCTCAAAATTTGTTTCAGGAAAGTGCTGAGCCCGATAAGCTAACAGATCCGTTAAGGCATGTAAACTAAGTACCGCCGTGCCCGGATCGTTAATACCGGGGCTTAAGGCCTTAATAGCTACTTCCATTAACTGCCTAAACCCATAATAATAATTTTTATCAATAACTTCTCCCGGCTGAATATCAAGAGTAACCGAAATACTTTCTTCTAATTCGGGCGAGATACTAGAATTAATATGGATAACCAACAGGGGAGTGTTTTCTAAGACGTAGGTGCCGTTTGGATAGAGGAAAGAAATTATGATATTTTCCTGCTCACAAATTTTTACAAGAGATTTTCTTTCAAATCCTTGAAAGACTCCGGAAACAGGCGCATTGATAGTAAATCCATCCGATTGAATGTTTATGAATTTGGTTGAAGTACTTAAAGGGCAATCTTTGGTCAGTACTTCTTTGGTTTGCTTATAAATGCGGTCAATAATGGTTTCGTATTTAACAGATTGCGTGATGTAATGGAGAAAGTAAATGAATAAGAATATATCCAGCACCGTAAAAAAAATCAATAAATAAGTACTCAAGGCAGGTACATGCACTCCAGAATCGATGTCCCGAATGGTACTAAGCAGAAATAAGGCGTAAACAATGGTACCAATGTAAAAACCTAAAACGATTTGCTGAAATCGGTTTCCTATCAGCTTGTCCAGGGTGCGGTTACTTAGTTGAGAAGCCGCTTGGTTCAACACAATCATCACCATGGAAAAGCTGAATACCGTAAGGGAGATGATGCCACTAGCTACCGTTGAAATGATATTTCTAGCGGTATCCGCATCTTTCAAGCGAAGCCATTGCCAATGGGCTTTTATGCTTTTACCCGTTTCGGAGTAGTCAAATTCCAGCATTACCCAGGAAAGAAGCAAAAATGAGAGCGCAGTAATAGCCGGGAAAAAGGCAATGCTGGTAATTGTTCGGTTTATTTGCGACTTCAGCCATTTAGTAAGATAGTTTTTCATAAGCAAGGAAGCCAAATTCATTCAACAAAATGAACAAGCCTGTATAAAGGACAGAAACATAAAGAGCCTAACTAGTAATTGTCAGGCTCTTTATAGGGTGCTATATTCATAGCATTGAAAAAGACGTATTTATTCTACGGGGTATGGTAAGTTTACGTTCGAAATCTTTAGGTATACAGGTTAAAAAGAAGGGTGGACTTGCAACCTCCTTACAGATTAAATAGATATAATAATGTTATCTCTTAGGCAATACCAACTGCACAAATATCGGAAAGTGGTCTGAACCAAACTTTTTCAGGTGTGCAATGCTTATAAGCTCAAATTGGGGATTAGTAAAAATGTGATCAAGCGGCCAACGGAAAACAACAGAATTTGCATTGAAGCTGTTATATGGCCACCGGCCGGAACGCACATCTTTCAATTCGCTGTTTTTTCGAAACAACTTACCTGTTTCAGACCAAGCTACATCATTAAAATCACCTGCCACGATAGCTGGTAGCTGCTCTTGTTTTATCATTTGTGCTAATTTACTTAATTCGCCTGCTGCTTGCCCTGTGTTATCAGGATATGTATCGCTTGGAACCGGTGGAACGGGATGCTCACCATGAAACATGAAAATGCGTTTATTTGGCATTTCTACTTTTGTGTGTACTGATGGCACTGTTGGTTTTTCCAAAAACAACACTTTAGGATCTATCAGCCGGTATTTCGAAAATAGTAGCAAGCCGTATGTGTTATCCAGCGGGTATTCTACTGCATAAGGATAAGCTTCGTGTAAAGGTTGCATAGCCTGCTGCCACCATTTATTGGTCTCTACCAAAAAAACAATATCGGGGTTAGCGTTATGAATGATGTTGAGTAGCGCATCCACATTTCTATTTTCCATGAATACGTTGGCAATGAATAAAGCTAGTTTATCTTCAGGTTTTACCAACTTATGCTGATAAGATCGAACTTCTGTTTTAGATATGGGCGTATATGGCACCACAAACCATCCATGTATAACAACAGATAGTAAGATCGCAAAAGTTAATATTCGAGTAAATAGCGTCCATTTTTTTATAAAAAGCGGCATTAGCAGGATGCATATACAACCTAATACTAATAGCTGCTGTCTTGGGAAATTGGTAATCTTTATCCACCAAATAGATGTGTTATTGTAAAGCGTAGACAGAAGCGTTATAAGAACGAGTAAACAGGAAATAAGAATAAATACAATAAAGGTGAGCTTCTTTACAACTTTCATCTAACTAAAATAATTAACTAATAAAAAATCTATTTCAGATTGTTTTATTTCCTCCTGTTTTACCATATACAAATATGTTATCCATATAAACTTGCAGGTAACGCATTAGGGCTTAGCGCAAGCGAGGGATAGTATTCCGTCAGTTTGGAACAGAAGCCGTATAGAATTACTTGTGTTGAAGATGAGAACTAAATCCCAAGGTCATTCCGTTAACCTGAACTAAAGACGACAGCGAAATGCTAGTTGCTGGTTTATTCGTCAGCCCCGCTTGCGCCAATCCCAATGTTGTACGTTCGTCCTTGTGTCGGGTGTGTTACCTAAACCATTATGTCCAACGAGAGCGGGTTATGTGACTTTTGCGTGGGTTTGAAAGCTCTTTTGCAATTTTAGCTCTGTGTGTCGGCTTTGTGCGAATCGCCAATGTGCTTGCAAGTGCTCCGGTTAACGCCGTGGGTCAACCGGAGCACTTTCTAATAGCAGTACATTGAAAACGCACTCGTAAACTCTTGGATCTTCTTCAGAAGATGATTCAATTCATCTTCTGAAGAAGATCCGCTGACTTATCAAAAAAAGATTTTACAGCATCTTTTTGGTCAAGTGTAAGCACATCAGGATTAATGGCCGTAGCCGCACTTTTCACCTCGCCGGCTTCATTTGCCAAGTCTGCATATTTAGCCTGCTGCATATTGTATAATACAGTAGATAAAATATCCGCAGCTTTTCTTATGTCGTCAGCATGAGATGTTTCGTAAGGGTTTTTAGTAATATTATTTGCATATTCTTTCACTTTATCCATATCACCTTTAACATCAAACCCTATTTCGCCTGCCATAGCGGTTGTAGCAGCCATTAACTCTGAAAGGGCCTCATTTGTAAAAGCATGGTCAAGGCTCATCTGACTTGTATCAGCCTGAATAAAGGATACATAAGCGCTAACAGTGCTGTTATTTTCTTTCACACTCATCATGTCTGCAACATCTTCATCCTTATTTTCTTTTTTGTTATTGTTACAACTCATGAACATAATGAGCAATGTCAATAATCCAAGACCGGAAAAAAGCTTTAATGAATAAAGCATTGCTTTTTGTGTTTTTTTTAGTTTCATAAAAAAAGAATTTAGTTGATTAAAAAAAATATTATTTATTAAATAATCCAGCCTAAGTTAATCATCGGAAAAATGGGTATTTAAAAGTTGTCTGTATTCAACACCGTCTGCCCGCCTGGGTATTGAGTATTTGCGTTATCTTCAGCAGTTATGAATATTCTGTTTGGCTTAAAAGAAGAAATTGTTTTTAAGGAACTTTTAAGCGTTTTGGAAAACAATCCACTTGAGGTTTTCAACTGTCCTACATTTTTGATACCGTTTTGTTCCGTTTCTATCCATACAACATACAACTGCTTTGATGGATTTAACCTTTTAGGATCTGCCAAATGCATCACATTTAAGTCAAGTTCATAATTGCCGTTATTATCATTTTTTAATTTTACAGTGCCTTCTGCGGCCGGCACAACGGGGGAAGTATTAAATGTTATTTTCTTTGCACAAGACTGCAGAAGAATTATTGAACAAATAGTCAAAGTGATGTATAAAATTCCTTTTATAGTTAAGTTAGTTTTTGTTTGTTTCATAGTATCTTCTTTTGATAATTAAAAGCATCGAGGTACTCTATTTAAATTTATTCCTGCTCATATTAATAAGTTTCTAAGTGCGTTTTAAAACTGTACCTAATCTATTAGTTGACCTGCTAATTCTTTATGGCAAAGCCATTGTGTTACTTGCCATTAGAAAGCAGGGTGGGCCCACCCTGCGTTGGGAGTTTCAACTCTTTAGCAGGTTTGCTTTATGTTAGATTATTCCGCCAGCAAAGGTGCTAAAAATAGCGTGGGGCAGTGCCGGCAAAGTTTTTACTGTATTTGAATTAGTTGGATGTATGCACTTAGGGTGACGTACAACTATTTGTTAGGCTCTTTATAAGTGTGCTAAATTTATAGCATTGAAAAAGACTTGGTATTTCTACGGAGTATAAAGATCTTTCGTTCAGTAATAACCGCAAATTAGGTAAAAATAAATTATTCTGAAAGTACAATTGATAGCCGAGAACAGGTAAGGGAGCAGGTTCTTTAGGTGCCAAGTTTAGCTAGTCTTTTTTTACATTCGTTAAGGTAGAATGGTCTGGATGACTGGAGTTCTTAATAATGCTAAATTTTCCGTTTGTTTCTAATACAATGGCTGCTATTTCGTCCAGGGAAAGAACTCCTTGGTTTCGGGCAGCTTGTAGTAATTCTTCCCGCTCTATCCGCTCTTCTTTCAAAACTTTATCTTTAAATTCACCCTGGTAAAACAGTAATCTAGGCTCCGACTTTATTAATCTGGCAAAAAAAGGTAAACGTACATAGGTCCAGGATACCAGAAATTGCAGCAAAACCAATAAAGCTAATCCGGTTAACCCTTCAGCTAAAGGCGTGTCTTTAGAAAGCATAGCAGTAGCTAAGGTTGATCCCAAGGCCACGGTTATAATAAAATCAAAGGCATTCATTTGAGCAAGCGTGCGCTTACCCGATACCCGTAGGATTACAATAATAGCAATATAAGCCAGGGTACCGGTTAATAGAATTTTAAGAATTTGCGACCAATTATCGAAGAACATAGAATTTAAGTTTAGAATTATTATTACTGCTTAGTGTTCTCCTGCTTAGTTTGGGACTATTTGTTCTTTTCCAGATAATCTTTAATGTAGAGTTCTTTTACAAGTACCAGTAGCACCGCAATAATGGGAGATGCCAGCAATATACCCGTTATCCCGACCAATAGTCCTAATAATACCTGCCCAAATAAGAGCAAAGCGGGGGGCATCGAAACCAGTTTCTTGTCCAGCATGGGGGTTAAAATATAGCCTTCAATGGTTTGAATACCCATATACAACAAGAACACATATAACGCCTGATCCGGACCTTGCAGATAGGCTAAGGGCAAAGCTGGAATTAAAGCTAGGTATGGTCCCAGATTGGGTATAAAGTTCAGGAAAGCGGCTATTATGGCCAGCACAATGGGTAAAGGTAATCCGAGCAAGGCTAAACCAACCGCCGTAGCTACCCCCACCACTATCATGGATATAAACCGGCTCAACAACCAATTACTTAACGTATCATAACATTGGTCTAATACCTGACTCAGCCGATTCCGGAAGGAAGGAGTGAATAGCTGGACAAACCCATTTTTATAACTGCCCGGGCTGGAGGCCAGGTAAATACCCGTTATAATCACGATCAGTAAATTTGCCAGCACACTAAGCGTAGAAGAGAAAACGCCGGTTAGCTGCCCTAGCACATCTTTATTGTTAGATAAAAACTTACCTGGTTTTTGGGGCATACCATCCAGTAGTTGCTTACCCCAACTGGTTTTAGAAAGACTTTCTTTTAAATTTTGAAAAGCCTGCGGCAAAGATTGCGCAAGTTCTTCGGCTTGCTGGCTCACAGTGGGTGCTAAGAGCAAAACCGTACCGGCCAGTATGATGACTAAGGCTAATACTACAGCAATCAAGGAGATGGTGTAATTCAGCTTTGTTTTCCGGTGCAGGAAGTAAGCCAAAGAGCTTAACAAAACACTGAACAAGATTCCGCCAAAAACCAGTAGAAAGAAATTAGCCGTATGCCAGATGAGCAAAAAAAGTGCAATCAGGAGTAAAGCTACGAAAGTGCTGATAGCGGCTTTGGAAGATATCTTATTGCCAGATTGCTCCATAACTTAATAAGCTAGTATTTTTTCTATATCATTTAAATTACCAAACAGAACCAGTATATCCTCGGGCTCTAAAATAGTATCCGGTGCGATCACCCCTACTGCTACGGGTTTGGTATGAGGTTTACCAAAGATGTTGGTAGTTTGCTGCATCCGGATAATAGTAAGTACATTAATATTATATTTTTTACGAAACTTTACTTCCTCGATCGTTTTACCAACTAACCGAGGAGGCACGGTGGCCTCAATAATGTTATAATCCTCAGTAATATCAAAAGAATCAATAAACCCGCGCATATCCAGGCTCTTGGCCAATCGGTCGGCATATTCCTGTTCCGGTCGAATAATCCGATCCACCCCGATTGCTTCGAGTACCGTTTGGTGTAACGGAGAAATAGACCGGCTAATTAATTTATTTACTTTTAATTGCTTAAAATTAGCTACAGCCATCACGGAGCCGCCAAAATCTTCTCCTATCCCCACAATTACCACGTCGGTATCTGCCAAGGGCAAGGTGCGTAAAGCCTCTATATCTTTAGCATCCATACACACGGTATGCGTTATTTGATTTTTATGCAGACTGACTTTTTTCATATCATGATCCACCCCAATTACTTCGTGTCCCATTTCCGTTAACTTAATGGATAGAGAAGAACCAAAATAGCCTAAACCTACTACTATAAATCTCATCGTTGCTCTTGGTTTAAAATTTAAGTAATAATGATGCTCTCTGTGGGATATTGATAATTAAGCGATTTAGACGGAGTAATAA includes:
- a CDS encoding YihY/virulence factor BrkB family protein, with amino-acid sequence MGIKYKPTWRLIKLTFQEFAQDRPLDYAAIIGFYTIFSLPAVLIIMIRIAGAAFGQEAVRGEVVDQISGIVGRNSAEQIQSIIENASLSSSGTFSTIVGVCTMAFTATTVFVALQDALNTMWEVKAKPGKSWVKLIISRLLSLAMVVSLGFLLLVSLSIEVILGLLNDYIQQAFSGIAVYFVIAGNQFVSLLISTVIFATIFKVLPDAKIRWTNVWVGAVVTAVLFVIGKYGINIYLQYEPLGDTYGAAGSVVILLVWVYYTSIILLLGAEFTQVYSRENDKGIQAAEYAVKVQQHEIEKDT
- a CDS encoding cation:proton antiporter, with the translated sequence MNSLELFSLIISLSAVLAYLNIKVLKLPGTIGLMILALLLSLVILLAGSVAPEGITFIQKNLTQLNFSRFLLDFMLGFLLFAGALHTDIEKLRRVRRPIIVFATVGTLISTFLVGSLLYLLFPFLYQPVAYIYCLLFGALISPTDPIAVLSILKKAGIAESVETSITGESLFNDGVGVVIFLTFFNFARQGASEIEPIEILELLLTEVGGGLLLGLLLGYVVFRMLKSIDHYQTEVLLTLALVMGGTVLAPLFHFSGPLAMVVAGLFIGNKGALEAMSKTTNDYIHKFWEMIDEIMNAILFVLIGLELVIIPIHRAYIYVGLISIALIILVRYVSLMAPSFVFRFKERYSASTLVIMTWGGLRGGISIALALSLETEMERNLIVSITYIVVLFSIIVQGLTLSKVVQKLT
- a CDS encoding DUF2254 domain-containing protein, producing the protein MKNYLTKWLKSQINRTITSIAFFPAITALSFLLLSWVMLEFDYSETGKSIKAHWQWLRLKDADTARNIISTVASGIISLTVFSFSMVMIVLNQAASQLSNRTLDKLIGNRFQQIVLGFYIGTIVYALFLLSTIRDIDSGVHVPALSTYLLIFFTVLDIFLFIYFLHYITQSVKYETIIDRIYKQTKEVLTKDCPLSTSTKFINIQSDGFTINAPVSGVFQGFERKSLVKICEQENIIISFLYPNGTYVLENTPLLVIHINSSISPELEESISVTLDIQPGEVIDKNYYYGFRQLMEVAIKALSPGINDPGTAVLSLHALTDLLAYRAQHFPETNFEDVKGVVRIYTKEKSFGEIFSSCILPIWDYGKNDRLIQQALDQLLNQLEIFNQDSVLQKLQESVRSAIAARTI
- a CDS encoding endonuclease/exonuclease/phosphatase family protein, producing the protein MKVVKKLTFIVFILISCLLVLITLLSTLYNNTSIWWIKITNFPRQQLLVLGCICILLMPLFIKKWTLFTRILTFAILLSVVIHGWFVVPYTPISKTEVRSYQHKLVKPEDKLALFIANVFMENRNVDALLNIIHNANPDIVFLVETNKWWQQAMQPLHEAYPYAVEYPLDNTYGLLLFSKYRLIDPKVLFLEKPTVPSVHTKVEMPNKRIFMFHGEHPVPPVPSDTYPDNTGQAAGELSKLAQMIKQEQLPAIVAGDFNDVAWSETGKLFRKNSELKDVRSGRWPYNSFNANSVVFRWPLDHIFTNPQFELISIAHLKKFGSDHFPIFVQLVLPKR
- a CDS encoding DUF421 domain-containing protein, yielding MFFDNWSQILKILLTGTLAYIAIIVILRVSGKRTLAQMNAFDFIITVALGSTLATAMLSKDTPLAEGLTGLALLVLLQFLVSWTYVRLPFFARLIKSEPRLLFYQGEFKDKVLKEERIEREELLQAARNQGVLSLDEIAAIVLETNGKFSIIKNSSHPDHSTLTNVKKD
- a CDS encoding AI-2E family transporter, translating into MEQSGNKISSKAAISTFVALLLIALFLLIWHTANFFLLVFGGILFSVLLSSLAYFLHRKTKLNYTISLIAVVLALVIILAGTVLLLAPTVSQQAEELAQSLPQAFQNLKESLSKTSWGKQLLDGMPQKPGKFLSNNKDVLGQLTGVFSSTLSVLANLLIVIITGIYLASSPGSYKNGFVQLFTPSFRNRLSQVLDQCYDTLSNWLLSRFISMIVVGVATAVGLALLGLPLPIVLAIIAAFLNFIPNLGPYLALIPALPLAYLQGPDQALYVFLLYMGIQTIEGYILTPMLDKKLVSMPPALLLFGQVLLGLLVGITGILLASPIIAVLLVLVKELYIKDYLEKNK
- a CDS encoding potassium channel family protein; the encoded protein is MRFIVVGLGYFGSSLSIKLTEMGHEVIGVDHDMKKVSLHKNQITHTVCMDAKDIEALRTLPLADTDVVIVGIGEDFGGSVMAVANFKQLKVNKLISRSISPLHQTVLEAIGVDRIIRPEQEYADRLAKSLDMRGFIDSFDITEDYNIIEATVPPRLVGKTIEEVKFRKKYNINVLTIIRMQQTTNIFGKPHTKPVAVGVIAPDTILEPEDILVLFGNLNDIEKILAY